One window from the genome of Amycolatopsis sp. NBC_01480 encodes:
- the ftsW gene encoding putative lipid II flippase FtsW — MPIPRPAGIRREHGRDVVFGTSPARPAPARREKGKAAESGPRAIPAALVAWLSRPLASFHLIMALCGMLVLLGVIMVLSASSVSSGDPATGGGVYAQFLKQLMFVGFGGVTFWIGLRLPLRRLRRAASSAMVAGLAGLVLVLTPLGASADGAQRWFVLGPFSLQPVEIAKVALTLWGAHILVTKAAVLHQWRHLLVPLVPAALLTVALVMAQPNLSGTITLAVVVLALLWFAGAPKRLFAILLAGGLAGILVLALVAQYRLARVLSFLSPDQDYSGAAYQARQAQYALADGGLFGLGLGQGQSKWNYLPNVQNDFIFALIGEELGFVGCAVVLALFAAVAVVGLRIALRNRDPWIRIVTGTLTVLLTTQAAINIGYVVGLLPVTGVTLPLVSYGGTSLVVTTLLFGILANAARHEPEAAAALRTLGPGRLGGLLRLPAPELPRRAPSRPRRRPART; from the coding sequence GTGCCCATTCCACGCCCGGCCGGTATTCGCCGTGAACACGGCCGCGACGTGGTTTTCGGCACATCTCCCGCCCGGCCTGCCCCGGCCCGCCGGGAAAAGGGGAAGGCCGCCGAAAGCGGGCCCCGTGCCATCCCCGCGGCGCTGGTCGCGTGGCTTTCCCGGCCGCTGGCCTCGTTCCACCTGATCATGGCGCTGTGCGGGATGCTCGTGCTGCTCGGCGTGATCATGGTGCTTTCGGCCTCGTCGGTGTCCTCCGGCGATCCGGCGACCGGCGGCGGGGTCTACGCGCAGTTCCTGAAGCAGCTGATGTTCGTCGGCTTCGGCGGGGTGACCTTCTGGATCGGCCTGCGCCTGCCGTTGCGGCGGCTGCGGCGGGCGGCATCGAGCGCGATGGTGGCCGGGCTCGCGGGCCTGGTGCTGGTGCTCACGCCGCTGGGCGCCAGCGCGGACGGCGCGCAGCGGTGGTTCGTGCTCGGCCCGTTTTCCCTGCAGCCGGTGGAAATCGCCAAGGTCGCGCTGACCCTGTGGGGCGCGCACATCCTGGTCACCAAGGCCGCCGTGCTGCACCAGTGGCGGCACCTGCTGGTCCCGCTCGTGCCCGCGGCCCTGCTGACCGTGGCCCTGGTGATGGCCCAGCCGAACCTGAGCGGCACCATCACCCTGGCCGTGGTGGTGCTCGCGCTGCTGTGGTTCGCCGGCGCCCCGAAACGGCTGTTCGCGATCCTGCTGGCCGGTGGCCTCGCCGGGATCCTGGTCCTGGCGCTGGTCGCGCAGTACCGGCTGGCGCGCGTGCTGTCGTTCCTGTCCCCCGACCAGGACTACAGCGGCGCCGCCTACCAGGCCCGCCAGGCGCAGTACGCCCTCGCCGACGGCGGCCTGTTCGGCCTCGGGCTCGGGCAGGGCCAGTCGAAGTGGAACTACCTGCCGAACGTGCAGAACGACTTCATCTTCGCGCTGATCGGCGAGGAGCTGGGATTCGTCGGCTGCGCCGTGGTGCTGGCGCTGTTCGCCGCGGTGGCGGTGGTCGGGCTGCGGATCGCGCTGCGCAACCGGGACCCGTGGATCCGCATCGTCACCGGCACCCTGACCGTGCTGCTGACCACCCAGGCGGCGATCAACATCGGCTACGTCGTGGGCCTGCTCCCGGTCACCGGCGTCACGCTCCCGCTGGTGTCGTACGGCGGCACCTCACTGGTCGTCACCACGCTGCTGTTCGGGATCCTCGCCAACGCCGCCCGCCACGAGCCCGAAGCCGCGGCGGCCCTGCGCACCCTCGGCCCGGGCCGGCTCGGTGGCCTGCTGCGCCTGCCCGCCCCCGAACTCCCGCGGCGCGCCCCGTCGCGGCCTCGCCGCCGTCCGGCCCGCACCTGA
- a CDS encoding Pls/PosA family non-ribosomal peptide synthetase, with protein MGESVSRYPQAPALDDGEQLLSYAGLDREVRRRAAVLRDAGVRAGDRVGVRVPSGTAELYVAILAVLAAGAAYVPVDADDPDERAELVWREAQVYAVIGAGGKVVLRHGNQPGGTGATPSPEDDAWIIFTSGSTGRPKGVAVTHRAAAAFVDAEARLFLPAAPIGPGDRVLAGLSVAFDASCEEMWLAWRNGACLVPAPRALVRTGADLGPWLRHRGITVVSTVPTLAAMWPVDDLAAVRLVILGGEACPPEVVRRFDDGVREVWNTYGPTEATVVSCAARLRAGEPVGIGLPLDGWRLAVVDAAGLPVRWGETGELVIGGAGLGRYLDAVKDTEKFVPLPALGWNRGYRSGDLVRALPDGLVFLGRADDQVKLGGRRIELGEIEAALLELPSVAAAAAAVRRTAGGIDVLVGYVVGNGDFDQAEATRLLRDRLPAALVPRLAVLADLPTRSSGKVDRDALPWPLPRAREAAVRADLDRDTARLLAVWSELLGVEAGPDDDFFDLGGTSLAAARLVSVLREHHPGISVADVYRHPTPARLSTVLGAGPGETAAAPRSFERTSRHSGWIQCAIQLVLLGFGGLRWLLMIALIGNLLPLFVAESWLPTMSWWALIPAWLVLFSPAGRMLLAAFGARALRGRIKPGEYRRGGRTHLRLWAAERFAASFGPAAITGTPLAARYARLLGCTVGEDTDLHSPPPVTGLATFGDGCAVEPEADLAGWWLDGDVLHVGEVRIGERARVGGRSTLLPGAVVGADATLLPGSCLGGVVPDGATWGGSPAAPHERPSDDRWPAVPPSRSRGWAALYLVSGALRTLLLAAAAVPPAVLAVLVLPSGTTLGTAMVDVLWWVPLMVLAGLLGHALLVLALTRLAGVAVKPGVHPVHSRAGWAAWLVHDLMDLARRTLFPFYASLFTPVWLRCLGARVGRSVEASTVLALPGMLRVADSAFLADDVLAAPYELRGGWLRVGPAEVGARAFVGNSGIVGPGRSVGRGALIGVLSDTPEQVPDDSSWLGRPPMRLRREAETPDPARTFAPRKALRVARAAVELCRIVPLIVAGLLGTATFVAFDYLYESAGFWLAAAAGGFLLTVSGLCAGLLTTGAKWLLVGRFRAGRHPLWSSFVWRNELFDVFVETLAVPSLVQPFAGTPVLNWWLRSLGARIGRGAWCESHWLPEPDLVTIGAGVSVNRGCVLQTHLFHDRVMRLEPVTLDRDATLGPRTIVLPGSHVGPAATIGAGSLVMAAEAVPGHSRWQGSPIAAAR; from the coding sequence CTGGGCGAATCGGTTTCCCGGTACCCGCAAGCGCCCGCGCTGGACGATGGTGAACAACTGCTGTCCTACGCCGGGCTGGATCGTGAAGTCCGGCGGCGGGCGGCCGTGCTGCGGGACGCCGGGGTCCGGGCGGGCGACCGGGTCGGGGTGCGGGTCCCGTCCGGCACGGCCGAGCTGTACGTCGCCATTCTCGCGGTGCTGGCCGCCGGGGCGGCGTACGTCCCGGTCGACGCCGACGACCCGGACGAGCGGGCCGAGCTGGTCTGGCGCGAAGCGCAGGTGTACGCGGTGATCGGCGCGGGCGGGAAAGTCGTGCTGCGGCACGGGAATCAGCCCGGCGGCACCGGCGCCACGCCGAGCCCGGAGGACGACGCGTGGATCATCTTCACCTCCGGCTCCACCGGCCGGCCGAAGGGCGTCGCGGTGACGCACCGGGCGGCGGCCGCGTTCGTCGACGCCGAGGCCCGGCTGTTCCTGCCGGCCGCCCCGATCGGCCCCGGCGACCGGGTGCTGGCCGGGCTGTCCGTCGCGTTCGACGCCTCCTGCGAGGAAATGTGGCTGGCCTGGCGCAACGGGGCCTGCCTGGTCCCGGCGCCGCGCGCGCTGGTGCGCACCGGGGCGGACCTCGGCCCGTGGCTGCGGCACCGCGGCATCACCGTGGTTTCGACCGTGCCGACGCTGGCCGCGATGTGGCCGGTCGACGACCTCGCCGCCGTCCGGCTGGTGATCCTCGGCGGTGAAGCCTGTCCGCCGGAGGTGGTGCGCCGCTTCGACGACGGCGTGCGCGAGGTCTGGAACACCTACGGGCCCACCGAAGCCACGGTGGTCTCCTGCGCCGCCCGGCTGCGCGCCGGCGAGCCGGTCGGCATCGGGCTCCCGCTCGACGGCTGGCGGCTGGCCGTGGTCGACGCGGCCGGTCTGCCGGTGCGCTGGGGCGAGACCGGCGAGCTGGTGATCGGCGGCGCCGGGCTGGGCCGGTACCTCGACGCGGTCAAGGACACCGAGAAGTTCGTGCCGCTGCCCGCGCTCGGCTGGAACCGCGGCTACCGCAGCGGGGACCTGGTCCGCGCGCTGCCGGACGGGCTGGTGTTCCTCGGCCGCGCCGACGACCAGGTCAAGCTCGGCGGCCGCCGGATCGAGCTGGGCGAGATCGAGGCGGCGCTGCTGGAGCTGCCTTCGGTCGCGGCGGCGGCCGCGGCCGTGCGGCGGACGGCCGGCGGGATCGACGTGCTGGTCGGTTACGTCGTCGGAAATGGCGACTTCGACCAGGCGGAGGCCACGCGTCTGCTGCGCGACCGGCTGCCGGCCGCGCTGGTGCCGCGGCTGGCGGTGCTGGCGGACCTGCCGACGCGGTCCTCGGGCAAGGTGGACCGGGACGCGCTGCCGTGGCCGTTGCCGCGGGCGCGCGAGGCGGCCGTCCGCGCGGACCTCGACCGCGACACCGCGCGGCTGCTCGCCGTCTGGAGCGAGCTGCTCGGCGTCGAGGCCGGTCCGGACGACGACTTCTTCGACCTCGGCGGGACCAGCCTGGCCGCCGCACGGCTGGTTTCCGTGCTGCGCGAGCACCATCCGGGGATCTCGGTGGCCGACGTCTACCGTCATCCCACTCCGGCCCGACTGTCCACAGTGCTCGGTGCCGGACCCGGCGAAACGGCCGCGGCGCCCCGTTCCTTCGAGCGGACGTCCCGGCACTCCGGCTGGATCCAGTGCGCGATCCAGCTGGTCCTGCTCGGTTTCGGCGGCCTGCGGTGGCTGCTGATGATCGCCCTGATCGGCAATCTGCTGCCCCTGTTCGTCGCTGAGTCTTGGCTGCCGACGATGTCGTGGTGGGCGTTGATCCCCGCGTGGCTGGTGCTGTTCAGCCCGGCGGGCCGGATGCTGCTCGCCGCCTTCGGGGCGCGGGCGCTGCGCGGCCGGATCAAGCCGGGGGAGTACCGCCGCGGCGGGCGGACTCACCTGCGGCTCTGGGCAGCGGAACGGTTCGCCGCCTCGTTCGGGCCGGCCGCGATCACCGGCACTCCGCTCGCTGCCCGGTACGCGCGCCTGCTCGGTTGCACGGTGGGCGAAGACACGGACCTGCACTCACCGCCGCCGGTGACCGGGCTGGCCACCTTCGGCGACGGCTGCGCGGTCGAGCCGGAGGCCGACCTGGCCGGGTGGTGGCTCGACGGCGACGTGCTGCACGTCGGCGAGGTCCGCATCGGCGAGCGGGCCCGGGTCGGCGGGCGGAGCACTCTGCTTCCCGGCGCCGTGGTCGGTGCGGACGCGACCCTGCTTCCCGGCAGTTGCCTCGGCGGCGTCGTGCCGGACGGCGCCACCTGGGGTGGCTCGCCCGCGGCCCCACACGAGCGCCCGTCAGACGACCGCTGGCCGGCCGTGCCGCCCTCGCGTTCCCGCGGATGGGCCGCGTTGTACCTGGTCAGCGGCGCGCTGCGGACGCTGCTGCTCGCCGCCGCCGCGGTCCCGCCCGCGGTGCTCGCGGTCCTGGTCCTGCCGTCCGGCACGACCCTGGGCACCGCGATGGTCGACGTGCTGTGGTGGGTGCCGCTGATGGTGCTCGCCGGCCTGCTCGGCCACGCGCTGCTCGTGCTGGCCCTGACCCGCCTCGCCGGCGTCGCGGTCAAGCCGGGGGTGCACCCGGTGCACAGCCGCGCGGGCTGGGCCGCCTGGCTCGTGCACGACCTGATGGACCTGGCCCGGCGGACCCTCTTTCCCTTCTACGCCAGCCTGTTCACCCCGGTCTGGCTGCGCTGCCTCGGCGCGCGCGTCGGCCGTTCGGTCGAGGCGTCGACGGTGCTGGCGCTGCCCGGGATGCTGCGGGTGGCGGATTCGGCGTTCCTCGCCGACGACGTGCTGGCCGCGCCGTACGAGCTGCGCGGCGGCTGGCTCCGGGTCGGGCCGGCCGAGGTCGGCGCCCGCGCGTTCGTCGGGAACTCGGGCATCGTGGGACCCGGCCGGTCCGTCGGCCGGGGCGCGCTGATCGGGGTGCTGTCCGACACCCCGGAGCAGGTCCCGGACGACAGCTCGTGGCTCGGCCGCCCGCCGATGCGGCTGCGGCGCGAGGCCGAAACCCCCGACCCGGCGCGGACTTTCGCCCCGCGTAAGGCTTTGCGGGTCGCCCGGGCCGCGGTCGAGCTGTGCCGGATCGTCCCGCTGATCGTGGCCGGGCTGCTGGGCACCGCGACCTTCGTGGCGTTCGACTACCTCTACGAAAGCGCCGGCTTCTGGCTCGCCGCCGCGGCCGGCGGGTTCCTGCTCACCGTGTCGGGCCTCTGCGCCGGCCTGCTCACCACCGGCGCGAAATGGTTGCTGGTCGGGCGTTTCCGCGCCGGGCGGCATCCACTGTGGAGTTCCTTCGTGTGGCGCAACGAGCTGTTCGACGTGTTCGTCGAGACGCTCGCGGTGCCGTCGCTGGTCCAGCCGTTCGCCGGCACGCCGGTGCTGAACTGGTGGCTGCGCAGCCTGGGCGCCCGGATCGGCCGCGGGGCCTGGTGCGAGAGCCACTGGCTGCCCGAGCCCGACCTGGTCACCATCGGCGCGGGGGTGAGCGTGAACCGCGGCTGCGTGCTCCAGACCCACCTGTTCCACGACCGCGTCATGCGCCTGGAGCCGGTCACCCTGGACCGCGACGCGACCCTCGGCCCGCGCACGATCGTGCTGCCGGGCAGCCACGTCGGCCCCGCGGCCACGATCGGCGCCGGCTCGCTGGTGATGGCCGCGGAAGCCGTGCCCGGGCACAGCCGGTGGCAGGGCTCACCGATCGCCGCGGCGAGGTAG
- a CDS encoding STAS domain-containing protein yields the protein MKLGTLDPRRLRRPPPPAAAVAIPAARGRAGPPTLTITTEWHGRTLVLVLDGDVDLHTAPAVRAALDSALARRPRRLVVDLAAVRFLNCAGLTVLLDGHRSAHTDLRLVATTRATWRPLQITRAHEHLVIHASRAAAVAAPAR from the coding sequence GTGAAGCTCGGCACCCTCGATCCCCGTCGTTTACGCCGCCCCCCGCCGCCCGCCGCGGCGGTGGCCATTCCCGCGGCCCGGGGCCGGGCCGGACCGCCGACCCTGACAATCACCACCGAGTGGCACGGCCGGACGCTGGTCCTCGTCCTGGACGGCGACGTCGATCTGCACACCGCGCCTGCCGTGCGGGCCGCGCTCGATTCGGCCCTGGCCCGCCGGCCCCGGCGGCTCGTGGTGGACCTGGCCGCGGTCCGGTTCCTGAACTGCGCCGGGCTCACGGTCCTGCTGGACGGGCACCGCTCCGCGCACACCGATCTACGGCTGGTCGCCACGACCCGCGCGACCTGGCGCCCGCTGCAGATCACCCGGGCGCACGAGCACCTGGTCATCCACGCCTCACGGGCCGCCGCCGTCGCCGCGCCCGCCCGGTAG
- a CDS encoding DUF998 domain-containing protein, with translation MTALAQDRRPARLAIAGIAALALGAVGVLVLGLVPPTDQISVTRRTISEYGLSDNKWVFDLAVVLVALGSAVSLAVLRLQRRLPVVSAIFGGLWTIGLLVIVAFPKTDWAAGADSGAGGTLHRAASVLAFVCLPLAVLLAARTAFPHSPQRRFAARLLAALSLGWFAIILGAIAVAAFTDGRWWEIIPLGLVERGMALTELVALAALAAPARQLS, from the coding sequence ATGACCGCCCTCGCCCAGGACCGCCGTCCCGCCCGGCTCGCGATCGCCGGCATCGCCGCACTGGCCCTCGGCGCGGTGGGCGTCCTCGTGCTCGGGCTCGTGCCGCCGACCGACCAGATCAGCGTCACCCGCCGCACGATCAGCGAATACGGGCTCAGCGACAACAAATGGGTCTTCGACCTCGCCGTGGTGCTCGTGGCCCTGGGCTCCGCCGTCAGCCTCGCGGTCCTGCGCCTGCAACGGCGGCTGCCGGTCGTCTCCGCGATCTTCGGCGGGCTGTGGACGATCGGGCTGCTGGTGATCGTCGCGTTCCCGAAGACCGACTGGGCCGCGGGCGCCGACTCCGGCGCGGGCGGCACGCTCCACCGCGCGGCCAGCGTGCTCGCGTTCGTCTGCCTGCCGCTGGCCGTCCTGCTCGCCGCGCGCACGGCGTTCCCGCACTCACCCCAGCGGCGCTTCGCCGCGCGACTGCTCGCCGCGCTCTCGCTCGGCTGGTTCGCGATCATCCTCGGCGCCATCGCCGTCGCCGCCTTCACCGACGGGCGCTGGTGGGAGATCATCCCGCTCGGCCTGGTCGAACGCGGGATGGCGCTCACCGAACTCGTCGCGCTGGCGGCGCTGGCCGCCCCCGCGCGTCAACTCTCCTGA
- a CDS encoding J domain-containing protein, protein MPEVDYYAVLGVGKTASPAEVKAAYRRLAKTLHPDAGGTVGTFQLLREAYDTLSDPRRRTGYDAGIPAVHTRPAARPKRRRFSEEPGFVPEPLDLAPEDLDWWVFAGEDTRMRHGRRRGPGHTPVVAAVAGMVLVLLPLLAGVDFTPPVLIVWLLLTAGTALLVQRLARGYLAARKARTEFAEEFGGTPVFGHPGVEADELAERLTADLLERYLTRLPGARIFHGLSWPGSVFADVDHAVLCGKRLVLVESKLWLPGHYETAEDGRLLRNGRAFRGGGSRLAESLDAYRELLPGVALRGAMIVYPSREGEVTTADPDGEPGPPMTPEQFLHEIGGWLAADPSTVDHHALRAVRGQVVGSGRAA, encoded by the coding sequence GTGCCCGAAGTCGACTACTACGCGGTGCTGGGCGTGGGGAAGACGGCCTCGCCCGCGGAGGTCAAGGCGGCCTACCGGCGGCTCGCCAAGACGCTGCACCCCGACGCCGGGGGCACCGTCGGCACGTTCCAGCTGCTCCGCGAGGCCTACGACACGCTGAGTGACCCCCGGCGTCGCACCGGGTACGACGCGGGAATCCCCGCCGTGCACACGCGCCCGGCGGCGCGGCCGAAGCGGCGGCGGTTCAGCGAGGAGCCCGGCTTCGTGCCGGAGCCGCTGGACCTGGCGCCCGAGGACCTCGACTGGTGGGTCTTCGCCGGTGAGGACACGCGCATGCGGCACGGCCGGCGCCGCGGGCCGGGGCACACGCCGGTGGTCGCGGCGGTCGCCGGCATGGTGCTCGTGCTGTTGCCGCTGCTCGCCGGGGTGGACTTCACGCCGCCGGTGCTGATCGTCTGGCTGCTGCTCACCGCGGGCACCGCACTGCTCGTGCAACGCCTCGCGCGCGGCTACCTCGCGGCGCGCAAGGCCCGCACCGAATTCGCCGAGGAGTTCGGCGGCACCCCCGTGTTCGGCCACCCGGGTGTGGAGGCCGACGAGCTGGCCGAGCGGCTCACCGCCGACCTGCTCGAGCGCTACCTCACCCGCCTGCCCGGCGCCCGCATCTTCCACGGCCTGTCCTGGCCGGGCTCGGTGTTCGCCGACGTCGACCACGCCGTGCTGTGCGGCAAGCGCCTGGTGCTCGTCGAGTCGAAACTCTGGCTGCCCGGCCATTACGAGACCGCCGAAGACGGCCGCCTGCTGCGTAACGGCCGCGCCTTCCGCGGCGGCGGCAGCCGGCTGGCCGAGAGCCTCGACGCCTACCGCGAGCTGCTGCCCGGCGTGGCCCTGCGCGGCGCGATGATCGTGTACCCCAGCCGCGAGGGCGAGGTCACCACCGCCGACCCCGACGGCGAGCCCGGCCCGCCGATGACGCCGGAGCAGTTCCTGCACGAGATCGGCGGCTGGCTGGCGGCCGACCCGTCCACTGTGGACCATCACGCCCTGCGCGCGGTCCGCGGCCAGGTGGTCGGCAGCGGACGGGCGGCCTAA
- a CDS encoding TetR/AcrR family transcriptional regulator: MRKLKAARRPEIVGAAVELAGERGAAAVSMRAVAARLGLTPMALYGYFRSKDDLLDAVAGHLLGLLPEPAADLPPLERLRRLAGGLRGVARAHPALAGLLFTAGASAADEALVVTDRWYTALLDAGVPPADVPRLERLLTTFVAGFVLSEAEGRFAAARRAARSRRARFAPSDLPGHHRLGPRLDPDVTWDTEFEDDLAALLGLVEARALRGS; encoded by the coding sequence GTGCGGAAACTGAAGGCCGCCCGTCGTCCGGAGATCGTCGGGGCGGCGGTGGAGCTGGCGGGGGAGCGGGGTGCGGCCGCGGTGTCGATGCGCGCGGTCGCGGCCCGGCTCGGCCTCACGCCGATGGCGCTGTACGGCTATTTCCGCAGCAAGGACGACCTGCTGGACGCCGTCGCCGGCCACCTGCTGGGCCTCCTGCCCGAGCCGGCCGCGGACCTCCCGCCGCTGGAACGGCTGCGCCGGCTGGCCGGGGGATTGCGCGGCGTGGCCCGGGCGCATCCGGCGCTGGCGGGCCTGCTGTTCACGGCGGGTGCGTCCGCGGCCGACGAGGCTCTGGTGGTCACCGACCGCTGGTACACGGCCCTGCTCGACGCGGGCGTACCGCCTGCGGACGTGCCCCGCTTGGAGCGGCTGCTGACCACTTTTGTGGCGGGCTTTGTGCTTTCGGAGGCCGAAGGCCGCTTCGCGGCGGCCCGCCGTGCCGCACGGTCCCGCCGAGCCCGCTTCGCCCCGTCCGACCTGCCCGGCCACCACCGCCTCGGCCCCCGCCTCGACCCCGACGTCACCTGGGACACCGAATTCGAGGATGACTTGGCTGCCCTGCTGGGTCTCGTTGAGGCGCGCGCTTTGCGGGGCTCGTGA
- the tnpC gene encoding IS66 family transposase, with the protein MLRDEVERLTLRVAELERQLKTNSRNSSKPPSQDVYAKPAPKSLRGKTGRGQGKQPGSAGASLKLVEDPGAVVDHIPSACSGCGAGLRNRPSVDVVRRQVHDLPEIVPVVTEHRLHRRRCRCGVLTTAAAPAEATAPACYGPNITALAAYLLTYQHIPIARAAELLAEAMSMAVSTGWVSSVLSRVAPQLEPFVDATQDALRRTPVAHFDETALRAGGARFWLHSASTDRLTTYLLHPKRGRGAIDAFDILPRFTGIAVHDGWHPYRTYDVTHALCNAHHQRELVAAADAHPEQDWPAQLRGVLDELNTAAHTARELGLDELPGEVLDPMTSRFDTHLATGLQLHTRNHTGHPQGGRPAQTKTRALLERLHRHRDDVLRFAFDLTVPFTNNQAERDIRMTKTQLKLAGWRTTPGATTWLTVRSYISTLRKNGIHVLTALRDAITGNPWLPTHPATT; encoded by the coding sequence ATGTTGCGTGATGAGGTCGAGCGGCTCACGCTGCGGGTCGCGGAGCTGGAACGGCAGCTGAAGACCAACTCGCGGAACTCGTCGAAGCCCCCGTCGCAGGACGTCTACGCGAAACCGGCGCCGAAGTCGCTGCGCGGCAAAACAGGTCGTGGGCAAGGGAAGCAACCCGGTTCGGCGGGTGCGAGCCTGAAGCTGGTCGAGGACCCCGGCGCCGTCGTCGATCACATCCCGTCGGCGTGTTCGGGCTGCGGAGCCGGTTTGCGGAACCGGCCCAGCGTGGACGTGGTCCGCCGCCAGGTGCACGACCTGCCCGAGATCGTCCCGGTGGTGACCGAGCACCGGCTGCACCGGCGGCGCTGCCGGTGCGGGGTCCTCACCACCGCGGCCGCTCCGGCCGAGGCGACCGCCCCCGCGTGCTACGGGCCGAACATCACCGCGTTGGCGGCTTATCTGCTGACGTATCAGCACATTCCGATCGCCCGCGCCGCGGAACTGCTCGCCGAGGCGATGAGCATGGCAGTGTCCACCGGCTGGGTCTCCTCCGTGCTGAGCCGGGTCGCACCGCAGCTGGAGCCATTCGTCGACGCGACCCAGGACGCGCTGCGCCGAACGCCGGTGGCGCATTTCGACGAAACCGCGCTACGCGCGGGAGGCGCCCGGTTCTGGTTGCATTCGGCCTCCACCGACCGGCTCACGACCTACCTGCTGCACCCCAAACGCGGCCGCGGCGCCATCGACGCCTTCGACATCCTGCCCCGCTTCACCGGCATCGCCGTGCACGACGGCTGGCACCCCTACCGCACCTACGACGTCACCCACGCGCTCTGCAACGCCCACCACCAGCGCGAACTGGTCGCGGCCGCCGACGCCCACCCCGAGCAGGACTGGCCCGCGCAGCTGCGCGGCGTGCTCGACGAACTCAACACCGCCGCCCACACCGCCCGCGAGCTCGGCCTCGACGAACTGCCCGGCGAAGTCCTCGACCCGATGACCAGCCGCTTCGACACCCACCTCGCCACCGGACTGCAGCTGCACACCCGCAACCACACCGGACACCCCCAAGGCGGCAGACCCGCCCAAACCAAAACCCGAGCCCTGCTCGAACGACTGCACCGACATCGCGACGACGTCCTGCGATTCGCGTTCGACCTGACCGTTCCCTTCACCAACAACCAGGCCGAACGCGACATCCGCATGACCAAAACCCAACTCAAACTCGCCGGCTGGCGCACCACCCCCGGCGCCACCACCTGGCTCACCGTCCGCTCCTACATCTCCACCCTCCGCAAAAACGGCATCCACGTCCTCACCGCACTCCGCGACGCCATCACCGGAAACCCCTGGCTACCAACACACCCAGCAACCACCTGA
- a CDS encoding IS630 family transposase, with translation MDERAELRALVNSSDVPASVATRARIVLWWAEGRQKQEIAALAGVSRPTVNFWLSRYGTEGIAGLLERPRGAGREQVPASIRARILAATRTSPPGELGLSHWSSREMAVFITRTEGVSVSHHYVAKLWRENGLKPHRQGTFKISKDPAFAEKVADIVGLYLDPPGGAVVLSIDEKTQIQALDRTQPLLPIEFDASEKRTHDYVRHGTTNLFAALNVSTGEVFGECTPTRNGADFLAFLKKAVKPHAGTEIHVVLDNLSTHTTPDVMAWLEKNPHVRFHFTPKGSSWLNQIETWFSIATRQSIRRGTFTSVKVLIKQIRDYIIHWNTDATPFTWTATTEDILAKVRLVQANIKKLVDNNTK, from the coding sequence GTGGACGAGCGTGCTGAGTTGCGGGCGCTGGTGAACAGTTCGGACGTGCCGGCGTCGGTGGCGACGCGGGCGCGGATCGTGTTGTGGTGGGCGGAGGGGCGGCAGAAGCAGGAGATCGCGGCGTTGGCGGGGGTGTCGCGGCCGACGGTGAATTTCTGGTTGTCCCGCTATGGCACCGAAGGGATCGCGGGGTTGCTGGAGCGGCCGCGTGGGGCTGGCCGGGAGCAGGTTCCAGCGTCGATCCGGGCCCGGATCCTGGCGGCCACGCGCACCAGTCCGCCTGGTGAGTTGGGGTTGTCGCACTGGTCGAGCCGGGAGATGGCCGTGTTCATCACGCGCACTGAGGGGGTGTCGGTGTCGCATCATTACGTGGCGAAGCTGTGGCGCGAGAACGGGTTGAAGCCGCATCGTCAGGGCACGTTCAAGATCAGCAAGGACCCGGCCTTCGCCGAGAAGGTCGCTGACATCGTCGGGCTGTATCTCGACCCGCCGGGCGGGGCCGTGGTGCTCTCGATCGACGAGAAGACCCAGATCCAGGCCTTGGACCGCACTCAGCCGCTGCTGCCGATCGAGTTCGACGCGAGCGAGAAACGCACCCACGACTACGTCCGGCACGGCACCACGAACCTGTTCGCCGCACTCAACGTGAGCACCGGAGAGGTGTTCGGCGAGTGCACCCCCACCCGCAACGGTGCCGACTTCCTCGCCTTCCTCAAGAAGGCGGTGAAACCTCACGCGGGCACCGAGATCCACGTCGTCCTGGACAACCTGTCCACCCACACCACGCCCGACGTCATGGCGTGGCTGGAGAAAAACCCGCACGTGCGCTTCCACTTCACCCCCAAAGGTTCCTCCTGGCTCAACCAGATCGAAACCTGGTTCAGCATCGCCACCCGCCAGTCCATCCGCCGCGGCACCTTCACCAGCGTCAAAGTCCTGATCAAGCAGATCCGCGACTACATCATCCACTGGAACACCGACGCCACACCGTTCACCTGGACCGCCACCACCGAGGACATCCTCGCCAAAGTCCGCCTCGTCCAAGCCAACATCAAGAAACTCGTCGACAACAACACTAAGTAA